Within Vallitalea okinawensis, the genomic segment TTTTTTAATTCATTAATAGAAATACCATATTTCTGAGCTATATTCCACAGATTGTCTCCTGATTGAACAGTATATGTTGATGTAGGTGTAGAAGGTGATGGTGCAGGTGTTGGTGCTGGAGCAGGTGTCCCTTGACTTTGCGAAATATAGAGTGTTTGTTCTGGGTAAATGGCATCTCCCTTAAGGTTATTACTGCTTTTTAATTGAGAGATAGATGTTCCATAATTCTTTGCAATCTTGTAAAGAGAATCTCCTGATTTCACAGTATAAGTAATAACATTTCCACCTGGTACTTTAAGCACTTGATTAGGATATATGGTATTACCACTCAGGTTATTAAGGGATTTAATTGCATTAACCGTAGTTCCAAACCTCTTAGATATTTTCCACAAGCTATCGCCAGACTTAACAGTATAGTTAGTGTTACTTGCTTTAGCTTCTGCCGCCTTAACTGTTGGTACCTGTCCACCTGCCAGTATGACTGAACCGACTAACATAGATCCGATCATTACTTTACATAGATTGATTTTGAGTCCAGGAAATTTTTCATCAATAAACCTTAAGAGGTTGCTACGAGCTTCATCTTTCTTTTCTTTACTCATATGATCAAATTCTTTTGCAAACTCAACCCCAAACTCACTTAAATAAACGATCAAAGTATAGCCATCTTGTTCTTCAATTAATTTATAATCTTTAATATAATCCATATCATCACTCCTAAGAAAACAATCTTAGTGTTATTTTCCCTTAAGGAGTTACTTTTATTACTCAACTTCATAATTATTTTTCAATTAAAATCACTAAGTGCTAGAGGTGTTTTTAGTACCCCCTTGCACAAAATAAATGAGTAAGCTATGCTGTAAGTAGTTGTTGCAGCAACTACTATAAAGGATGTGATCATATGATTGACAAATTACTGAATATGGGGTTTACCACCTATGAAGCAAGAGCATATATTACTCTACTTGAAAATGGTCCACTAAACGGCTATGAACTATCAAAGCAATCTGGTATACCAAAATCAAATGCCTACTCCTGCTTACAGACTATGCTTGAGAAAGGTTTTGTTTACAAAGTTGAAAGGGAATCAACTCATTTTGCTCCTAGGGATTTTAAGGAGATTACTACCATTTTAAGGGATCAACTAGAGGATGATATTCAGTTCTTATCTAATAATCTACCAACATATAAAACTGAAGCGAGTAACTTTCTTACTATTAAAGGAGAAGATAATATCTTTGACAAGTTAAAACTAATGATCAGAGACGCTAAAGATAAAATAATTATTGACCTTTGGAAACAGGATCTAATCACATTATTAGGTGAACTGAAAGTTGCTAAAGGAAAAGGAATACGTATTTACGCTATTGTTATGGAAAGTTCTAATTATAAACAATATGACTCTGAGTATAAATTTGACTATCTGTATAATCACCCTTCTACCTCTTCAGATACTATAGTCAGAGATATTAACATAGTTTGTGATAATGATGAAGCCCTAAGCGCTCAAGTAGGAACTTCCTATTGCACAGGTATCTATTCCCAGAATAAGAACTTTGTCAATATTGTTAGAGAAGGGCTTGCTCATGATATTCTCTTGAACGAGGCTCTAAAGGGATGTACAGACAAACACATCAAGGAACTATCACAACTGGAAAAACTATTGTTTTAAGGAGGATCTGTTAAATATGCAATCTTACATAGATAATCTATATAAAGACAGACCAAGTATAAGTAAAGCCAAATATATAACTGAAACAAAATTACAAGATTTCATCCCTGTTGTTGATGAAGACGTTGCAAGAACGCTCGCGCTCATTTTACAGATTTCTAAAGCAAAACAAGTCCTAGAAATTGGTACCAGCATCGGTTATTCTACTGTATCCATGGCTAAAATACTTCAACAGCAAAATGGTCGAATCACTACTATAGAATATGATGAAGTTGTAGCTGATCAAGCTAAGTGTAACTTCATTAATGCAGGGATTAATGAGATTGTTGATTTAAAAATTGGTGATGCCAGAGACATCTTGCCTACGCTTGAATCAGAAAGTTATGATCTTATCTTTCTAGATGTCGATAAAACCCTCTACAAACCTTTATTGAAAACCTGCATTAGCTTATTAAAAAGGGGTGGTATACTCCTCGCTGAAGATACATTATTTCCTATCCTCAATCTTGAAGAGAAGTGGCGATATCTCATTCCATCTATAGAAGCATTTAACCAAGCCATTATTAAAAGCGATGAAATTGACAGTACAATACTTCCTATTGGCGATGGACTAACAATTGCAGTCAAAAAACTAAAAGCTCACTAACGATAAAGGAGAAGGGCGAACCCCCTTCTCCTTTGTCGTTAATTATGAAATATCTATTTTTATTATTGATACCATTACGTATAGAGTGTACAAAACTATTTGCTAAAATTTAAACTAATTCTTCGGTACTATAAAACTGTACATTGGTTGTATAAGCATTAATACCTTGACTAAATGTATATGACTCTATTTCTGGTAACTGTAAGCCATTTTCCTCAGCTAATAACTCTCTTTCATTACCATTAATTGTGCCATCTTCATCCTCATCAAAAGCTTCCATAATCTCACTAATATCTATAGAGATACCTAAATTTTCAACAAAAGCTGCATAGTTTTCTAGCTCACTTATAGACCAACTATCATCCTCATTAGTATCTAGGTCAGGACCTTGGGTTGCATTACCCATGGGAGGCATTGCACCTTTAGCCATAGGTGGTTTACTTGGCATTTCTGGGAGCTTCAATGCATTATC encodes:
- a CDS encoding EF-hand domain-containing protein, whose translation is MTINSLSGYSSTSYGYLNASRQDNQNQEGKIQQGPKGPGGPGRNAKPPKGPKLDTDNDGNWSKDELDEYAAYSSEELGVSIDSEDLMNTYDQDGDGLIGSEEREVLIQDNALKLPEMPSKPPMAKGAMPPMGNATQGPDLDTNEDDSWSISELENYAAFVENLGISIDISEIMEAFDEDEDGTINGNERELLAEENGLQLPEIESYTFSQGINAYTTNVQFYSTEELV
- a CDS encoding LysM peptidoglycan-binding domain-containing protein yields the protein MDYIKDYKLIEEQDGYTLIVYLSEFGVEFAKEFDHMSKEKKDEARSNLLRFIDEKFPGLKINLCKVMIGSMLVGSVILAGGQVPTVKAAEAKASNTNYTVKSGDSLWKISKRFGTTVNAIKSLNNLSGNTIYPNQVLKVPGGNVITYTVKSGDSLYKIAKNYGTSISQLKSSNNLKGDAIYPEQTLYISQSQGTPAPAPTPAPSPSTPTSTYTVQSGDNLWNIAQKYGISINELKNLNNLSSNTIYPGQKLKVTGTVTETNPSVTYSNYTVKSGDTLWSISIDHGIPANELAEANGVSAESYFSVGQVIKIPVHHIPVKSTPGPQYGEYLDWWKEAQYLFKTNDTAKVTDLVTGRSFTVKRTTGANHADCEPLTSSDSSVAYDIWGGYSWETRAVTVEEGGRKIAASMSFMPHDVQYIEDNNFDGHFDIHFLNSTRHKDGEIDPLHQEKVKEAAGY
- a CDS encoding O-methyltransferase; this translates as MQSYIDNLYKDRPSISKAKYITETKLQDFIPVVDEDVARTLALILQISKAKQVLEIGTSIGYSTVSMAKILQQQNGRITTIEYDEVVADQAKCNFINAGINEIVDLKIGDARDILPTLESESYDLIFLDVDKTLYKPLLKTCISLLKRGGILLAEDTLFPILNLEEKWRYLIPSIEAFNQAIIKSDEIDSTILPIGDGLTIAVKKLKAH
- a CDS encoding TrmB family transcriptional regulator, coding for MIDKLLNMGFTTYEARAYITLLENGPLNGYELSKQSGIPKSNAYSCLQTMLEKGFVYKVERESTHFAPRDFKEITTILRDQLEDDIQFLSNNLPTYKTEASNFLTIKGEDNIFDKLKLMIRDAKDKIIIDLWKQDLITLLGELKVAKGKGIRIYAIVMESSNYKQYDSEYKFDYLYNHPSTSSDTIVRDINIVCDNDEALSAQVGTSYCTGIYSQNKNFVNIVREGLAHDILLNEALKGCTDKHIKELSQLEKLLF